The genome window CAGCCAGATGGCGGGCTGCTACCCCCAACGCAAATCTACTGGCGCAATCAGGCGGGTCAATTTATTGGGCCTCATGTCTATCCCACGATTCAAGGTCCGGTTGACATCAATACAGGCGATCGCAAGCTAATCATTGATCGCAGCCAACCGTCACCACTGCGCCTCTTTGTAGCAGGGCATCCTTACAAAATCTTGGGGTTGGAGTTTAAACGGCATCTCTTCGGTGCGGCTGGGCCAGCTAGATTTAACTTGCTAGGTACCGATGAGCAAGCGCGAGATCAGTTTAGTCGATTGCTATATGGTGGACGCATCAGCCTTAGCATTGGCTTGGTGGGGGTGGCCATTTCCTTTCCTCTGGGTATGCTGGTCGGTGGTATTTCGGGATTTTTTGGTGGCTTCACCGATAGCTTCTTAATGCGTTTGGTAGAAGTTTTGATGACGATCCCCAGCATTTATTTGTTGGTAGCTCTAGCAGCAGTGTTACCACCGGGGCTAACGAGTGCCCAACGATTTCTTCTAATTGTATTGATTACATCGTTTATTAGCTGGGCAGGTTTAGCGCGAGTGATTCGAGGGCAAGTCTTGTCGATCAAACAGCGGGAATTTGTTCAGGCTGCGACAGCGATGGGTGGTCAGCCTTTCTACATCATTGTGCGTCACATCCTGCCCCAAACCGCGACCTATGTGATTATTTCGGCGACCCTATCCATTCCGAGTTTTATTGTGGCGGAGTCGGTGTTGAGCTTGATTGGCTTGGGCATTCAGCAGCCCGATCCCTCATGGGGAAATATGCTATCTCTGGCGACCAACGCCTCCATTCTGGTGCTACAACCTTGGCTCGTATGGCCTCCAGCTTTGTTAATTATTCTCACAGTGCTGTCTTTTAATGTGCTGGGTGATGGCTTGCGAGATGCACTTGACCCCCGCAGCCTACAACGATAGTTAGTGAGAAACGGGGATAAGTAATTTCCCTGAGCAAAGTTTAGAAGAACTACGTAAAGAGTAAATGTGGCATTGGCAATGAGTGGGCGATCGCTGCATACCGGAATTTGCAGTGCTTCCAGCCATCAAGACTAAAAGAAGCTCTAATGAGACTCGTCATATTCTTGATTTTTGTCACATTTCTATCATTTCCTTTCCCGGTTCCCCTAGAATTAGCTCAGTATATTCTCTATGTGACTGTATCGGTCATGCAAAACGCTCCTGGAGATAACACTGATTTGGTTGCAAAACCTCAGGACTCTAGATCAGCGCTTCAGCAGAAAAGTAACGTGGGAAAAACAACTGCTGTGTAAGCATTGGTGCTCTCTACCCTTACGAATTGCTGCAACGCTCGTGAGCTGACTGATAGGGCAAATACTGGGTGAACAACCAAGACAGGAAGCAGGCACTTCCTGTCTTTTTTTGTGCCTTCTTTATGATTTGTGAGAGGTGTACTTAGATACACTGCTCACAAACACTTAGGATTCCTACTGGGTGACTGGATGTTGACCATAAAAGGGCAACGCTTCTGACCAATGCGATCGCTCCCCTCGATGCCAATGCTGTTCAGCCAAAGCTAAAACTCCCAAAACTGAGCTACCCAATCCGCCTTCCGCTTTCACCAACTCATAGGCAGTGGGCCAACTAGCTAAAGTTGCTTCCCAATTGGCTAGGGGCTGGATGGTATCTGCCAAGAGAGGCGTTAAACCAGTCTCCGAGCCTACTTGGTAAATAGCGCCATACACTTCCCCTCGTTGAGCTGGCATCTGCACCGCAATCACCTGTGGCTCAAGGACAGGTTGAGATTGCTGGGAGACAGAAATCCAAGCGTAGGCAGCTAGCGAAGAAATGGCGAAGAGAGGAATTTCTAGCTGTTGCGCTAAGGTGCGAGCCGTGACCATGCCGATACGTGTGCCCGTAAAGCCGCCGGGTCCTCGCGCTACTGCGATAAAGGCGAGGTCTGACCAAGTTTGAGGTGCCATGAACTCACCCAAATAGTGGTGCAGATGGGTAGACAACCCCCGATCCAAGCTCCAAACTTGATGGCGGCGATTGCCTGCAAAGTTACCCAAAGCTAAGCCAAGTTCGGGAGTGCTGGTATGTAGCGCTAAGCCGTATTGGGCGGCACAAGAGGAAGGATCAGGAGTCAAAGTTAATTCAGAAATCACAAATATCAATAGTCATTTAATCACGTTGCCAGATCTTGATGGTGCCATCATCACCAGCACTAGCGATGGTTTGGCCATCGGCACTAATCGCGACTGACCAAATCCAAGCAACATGCCCTACTAATGTTTCCAGCAGGGTTCCGGTATCGAATTGCCAAACTTTAATGGTTTTGTCTTGGCTACCGCTCACCAGTAGCTGTCCATCGGGGCTGAGAGTGACAGCATTCACTGCGTCTGCATGACCCGTTAGAGTCCGGAGCAGGGTTTGGTTTTCGAGTTGCCAAACTTTGATGGTTTTGTCTTGGCTACCGCTCACCAGTAGTTGTCCATTGGAACTAAGCACCAGGGTAGTGACGGGTTCATCATGCCCTGTCAGCGTGTGGAGCAGTCGTTGAGTATTCAGTTGCCAAATTTTGATGCTGGTGTCGCGGCTACCACTCACCAGTAGGGGTTGCTTAGTAGTTGACGCATTTACTGTTCCTGTGGCTAGGACGATCGCTAACACCCAATGCTCATGCCCTACCAGCGTTTGGAGCAGTTGACCTGTTGCAACTTGCCAGAGCTTGATGCTTTTATCTTGACTACCGCTGGCTAAATACTGGCTATCGGGGCTAAAAGTGACTGAGCGCACCCAATCCGTATGACCACTCAGCGTCTTTAATAACTTTCCGGTACTGAGTTGCCAGATTTTTACTGTTTTGTCATTGCTGGCGCTGGCGACTAACTCTCCATCTGGGCTAATCGCCACCGATCGCACCCAGTGCTCATGACCTAATAGAGTTTGTGACAACTGTCCGGTTGTGAGATCCCAAATTTTTACAGTCCGGTCTCCGCTACCACTTACCAGTACTCGACTGTCTGGGCTAATGGCAAGCGATCGCACCCAGCGAGAATGCCCAGTCAAAGTTCGCACGCAACGCCAAGTTGGGGATGTTAAATCACTGGGCGTAGTTTCTGAGATCGACGGTAATGCTGAGCCTGCCTGATCAGCTGCGGTTGCTCTGTTTGAAGCTGGTGTGAGTGATAATGCTGGAGCCTGTAAATCTTGTAATGCTGCGATCGCGGATTGATAGCGTTTCTTCGTTGCGCTTTGCAACAGGCGATCGAGAATCTGACCCAAATCACCACTAATAGGTTGTTTGAGGTGAGGTTGCCACAGCCAAGTGCCTTCTTCGGTATCAAATAAATCTGAGGGATGGGTGTGAGTCAACAAGTAAATACAAGTGACCCCTAGACTGTAGAGATCGCTGGCAAAGATAGCCTTACCCATCGCTTGCTCGGGAGATACAAATGCGGGGCTGCCAATGCTAGTGCCCGTACGAGAAAGATCGGCGCTGCTAGCCGACTTTGCCGCCCCAAAATCCACTAAGACCAATTGTTGGTCAGTGCGGCGGCGAATAATATTTGTGGGTTTAATGTCGCGATGAATCACATGGTGTTCGTGGACAAATTGCAGCACTGGCAGCAGATCGCCCAGTAACTGCCGAATTTGGGTTTCGTTAAAGACACCGTTTTGAGCCACTTCTTGTTCTAGCGTGGCTCCGTCAATAAATTCTTGAATCAGATACTGAAACTGGTCCTGCTGAAAGTACGCCAGTAGCTCTGGAATCTGAGGGTGGTGGCCTAATTCTTCTAGCCGAACGGCTTCTAGCCGAAATAGCTCGGCTGCTTTAATCGGGTTACGAATGCTTTGGGGCAAGGGAAAACACTGCTTGATCACACAGCGCGGCTTGGAAGGCTTGTAGTCATCTAAAGCCAAAAAAGTTCTGCCAAAACCTCCCTGCCCAATGGGTTCGATGGCGCAGTAGCGATCGCCCAAAACAAGCTTAAAGCCACAAGTTTCACAGAACTTGGCTGGCTCTGCATGGTGCGGATTTCGACAAACCGGATTGAGGCAGTAGCGCATACCCTAGGAACCCAAGTTCACTGAGTTTATCCTACGCCGTTCCTCCAAATTTCCAGGTAGCTAAATGTGCTTTATCTGGCGATCGCAGCTGCAATCCTGAGAAACTCCAAGAAAATTGGCTGGAAACATCGCAACCAGGTTAAGTTGGAACTAACTCACCTGGGCGCAAGTTAGCCCACTTACCTGTTTCTTGCTTGAAGCTCTGACAGCCAACTACATCCCATTCCATCTGGATTTCATCCTCTGAGGAACGGATATTGACATTAATAGTAGGTTCAACCGCTTCAAAATCTGGTGTATTTGTGAGGTGAGGCTGTTGATGCTGCCCTTCGACTGCATGATACGTGGTGCAGCGATCTACGTAGTGGCAGTTCACACAAATGCACATGATCAGAACCTCTCCGTAGGTTGACAAGATGGGTTTACCAGACCCCGCATGTCTTTCTGTTACTCTAGCTTAGGCGAGTCAATTCTTGGCTAGCCGCTCGATTGATTTTTGTTTCCATGTACGCTACTTCTTCAATTTCTTTATCTGTTTTATCGCCTCAAACTTGGCCTTTTGGTTTGCAATGGTTGCCTCAGCCTGCCTATTTGGTGGGAGGTGTGGTGCGTGATGCGTTGCTCGGTCGTCATGCCGATTACCTAGACCTCGACTTTGTCATGCCAGAAAAGGCAGTGGAAACGGCTCAAGCGATCGCGCATCATCACAAGGCTGGCTTTGTTTTATTAGACGCAGAGCGGCAAATTGCCCGGGTGGTGTTTGAGCAAGCTACCGCAGATTTCGCGCAACAAATGGGGTCTAGCCTCGAAATTGATCTCCAGCGGCGGGACTTTACGGTGAATGCGATCGCCTACAACCCGCATACTGAAGAGTTGATTGATCCACTGGAAGGCTTTGTGGATTTGAAGCAAAGCTCGATCCGCATGGTAGCTTCGGAAAACTTGCGCGAAGACCCCCTACGTCTGTTGCGGGCTTATCGCCAAGCAGCTCAGTTGGGCTTTAGCCTAGACGCGGAAACGCGGGCTGTGATTCGTCAGTTTTCTCCTTACTTAAGCCAGGTTGCCGCCGAGCGCATCCAGTCGGAACTCAACTATTTATTTGGCAGCGTTCAGGGAACTCCGTGGTTGACCGCCGCCTGGCAAGATGGCTTGCTCCAAGCTTGGTTTCCTCAAGCCACTGCTCAAAGTCTGGCTCAAATTGCGGCGATCGATCGCTCAGCAATTAGTTTGGTGGCCGCTTGTCCTAGCTTCAAAGCTGAACTTTATGCCTCCCTACGCCACACAACCAAAGCTAGTCGTAAAGGCACTAAAAATTCATCTAGCGCCACGGGCAACAAATCTGCTAATAGCAACTCTGGTGTTGAGGCGGGAGCTGCTAAAGCCAAGCTTGCAGGCGATCATCGCACTTGGATCACGGTGGCCAAGCTAGCTAGTTTGCTGTCTCCAGACCTAGCGCAGGCTGAGGTAGAGTTATTGACCTTGAAATACAGCCGAGCCGAGATTCAAGCGGCCCTAACTATTATTAAGTTTTTGCCTCAGTTACAAGCAGTTAGCGTCACGGCTGGTTTGTCTTGTCGAGAGCAGTATTTTCTGTTTCAATCGGTCGGCCCTGTATTCCCAGCGCTGATGGTGCGGGCTTTAGCTGTAGGTGTACCGATATCAGTGCTATTGGGGCTGATTGAGCGTTTTCTAACTCCTGACGATCCAGTCGCGCATCCTATGCCTCTTGTCAGTGGTCAAGACCTAATGACGCATTTGAAGCTGGCTGCTGGCCCGCAAATTGGGCAACTTTTAGCTGAGATTCAGTTGGCACGAGCTGAGGGACTAATCACTACTCCAGCCAATGCCCTAGAATTGGCGGCCAAAATGACCAAACTGTGACTCTAATTGGCTTTGAAAGCTTGGCCTTTTTCGGTCAACAGCTTTGCCAACGGCTCTGTCAACCGCAATTCAGCTAAAATTAAAGGCTGAGCTGTTTGGGTGAGAGTCACAGATTAGGTTAGAGTAAACATCTGACCGATTTTTTTAGGCGTTCTGGTTTTTAGATCGCTGGCTTGAGATCGCTTCTCGCAAAAGTTTGGGAAAGCGATCGCTTTTCGCGTGGCAGATAGATTCAAAGAGGTAAACATGGCTAAACGCCGCAACTTAAAGAAAGAAAAAGCTCTCCGTAATGAAGCTTACGCTCGCAAATTCCGTAAGCGCACCAACAAAGGCCGCTTTGGCAAGAGACGCTTTGGTAATGACAACCGAGCTGAAGAAACTGAAACTGATCAAGAGGGCGCAAGAGACGGCGCTGAAGCGACAGACTAGTCTCCCAGGGTTTCCCATTGAGATGCAGTCAAGCTTGCTAAGAGCCTAAGTATGAAAGGCAATAGCAAGAAATTCCGGGTCATTGCTTGAAATTGCTTCAGCCCGTGGAATCGACAAAGTGACTGGAAATGGTATGCCAAAAGCTGGTTTCTGGCAGGGGTAGATTCCGAAGCTGATGATTAATTTCGGCTGCTGCTGCCAGTCCAGATTCTAAAGCGTTTTCGATCTGCATCCCCCCGCACCAGTCGCCACTACAAACGAGTGGTAAAGCGGTCGGGGCAACTAAACAAGGTGCTAGCCAACCCTGAGCAGGAAAGGCATAGCGCCAACGGTGAACTTGTAACCAGTCGGGGGCGTCGAGCCAAGCAAAGAAAGCTTGGGCGGCATAGTCTAAGAGTTGACGCCCCACTGCTGGTAAATCAGAAGTTTCTAAGTTTGTTTGAGCAAAGGCAGCACTGCTTTGGATGACGAAAGTGGGCGGCTGTGGTTCTGAGCCTTGACTGGGGCGTTTACTGTTCTCCAGGCTAATCCAATCAATCATTGAATCATCAGGACAGGTGACAGCTTGCCAAGCTGGGTTGTGAGTGGCTAAATCAGCTTGGCGATCGCGAGAATAACCTGCGATCGCAGTGATGCAAGGATGATATTGGACCGCGCGTAGAGTTTTGAAGAACTTATCAGCAGGTATTGTTTCTTCCAAAGGCTTGAGCAACGTCAGGGCTTGCGGGGCAGGAATCGCTACAACCACTGCCTGAGCAGCCAACGTTGTAGGAGTTGCAGCAGGATCACTGGTGTTTGCCAAAGTCAGTTGCCAAGTATTTTCTGGGGTCAAGGCGATCGCTTCTACTCGCTGGCTCCGCTGAATGTCTAATCCAGTTGCTAAAAATTTGGCGATCGCGCTCATGCCAGCGGGAGCTGTATAGCGAGGATAAATGTCTTGAGATTGCGGTGCATGCAGGTGGCGATCGCTCCCTAGTTCATAAACAGTATCTGTCCAAGTTCTTAGAATTTGGTTTTCGCACAAAACTGGAATGAGTTGGGCCAGATGCTCTCCTTGGGCACTGAGATGGCGGGCTCCATGATCCGTGCAAGTATCCTGCACCCGACGAGTGGCAATGCGGCCACCCAACCCCCGAGACTTTTCTACTAGGACAACGCGATAGCCCCATTGCCGCAACTGCTGAGCGCAACTAATGCCTGCAATGCCAGCTCCAACCACAGCAACATCAAACACGAATGTTGAGTCTCCTAGAGAATTTGCATCGGGCCAATAGCGAACAAGCCAACAGCGAACAGCCAATCGCTAAGAGTAGAATATGGGACAGCGGGGTTAACAGTGCAGTTGTGGAGGAATTTATGGCGGACGAGCTAAGAGCAGCCTTGGAGTTAGCGACTGAAGAAGAATTAGGTGAGCTAACTGAGATTTTGTTTCGCCGTAAGTTTAACCCAATTGACTACCTGTATACCCCGGACCCGATGGATGTGCAAAGCCAAGGGCGACAAGCTTGGCTAGATGCCTTAGAGCAACGCTTTCGGTTTTTAGCGGCAGATGGCATGACAGTGCTGCAAGGTCATGCCGATCGCATCACTTATCGCCAATGTTTAATTCAAGTTTGCCGCTACCTCAGAATTCCTTACTCCGAAGAATTATCAACTACTGACTTAGAAGCGGAAGTGTTTCTCAATCTGCTGAGTCGTGCCTGGAAACAACTATCGACCAAAGAAAAAGGAGCTTTGACGCTGCGGGTACAACAATCACTAGCTTGCTCTGAAATTCGGGATCAGCTACCTCTGGCAGTGCAGCAAGATCCAATGGGATTGCTGGTCAAGGGGGGTAGTGCTTTGGCGATTAGCTCAATTGTGCGTCCCATGTTGATGCAATTGATCGCAAAACAGTTTGCCTACCACTTTGCAACTTACCAAGTAGCCCAGCAAGCGATCGCGAAAGGTGGCGCTGTGGCAGCCGCTCAATTTGAAAGTTATGTAGCGCTACAAACCGCAAAACAAGGGATGGCTCTCAGTGCGGCTCGCTATGGCGTGACTCGCAGCGTTTTGGCTTTTGTGGGACCAGCGATGTGGGCTTTGTTTTTTGCGGATTTAGGCTGGCGGGCGATCGCAACTAACTATGGGCGGGTGATTCCCACTGTGTTTGCTTTGGCGCAAATTCGCTTGACTCGCGCCGATTGCCTTGAAGCGGCTTGGGAACCAGTGTAGGAAGCAACCTTGAACAAGTTATTCCACTTACAGACTCATCCGCAACGGCATCTGCAAATGCCTTGGCACTGGGTTCAAATTGGTTTGCTCCTGTTTCCTTTTAGCCCTTTGTTGGGTGGCTTGAGCTTGTTGGGAGCCGCGATCGCTACCTGGATTAAGCAAGCTACTTGGATCAAACGCCGTCCTTTTAATCGGGGTTTGGCGGTTCTGAGCTTGTGGTTTGTGGTGGCAGCAATTTTTGCTTACGATCGCACTGCGGCACTCTTGGGCTTGGCTAACTTCTTACCGCTATTCTTTTTATTTACAGCCCTCAGTACGCTGATTCAAACGCCTGCTCAACTACGACAGCTCGCTTGGGTCTTGGTTTTAACCTCAGTGCCCGTGGTCATTATTGGCTTGGGTCAGCAGTTTTGGGGCTGGGCAGGACATTTACGTTTGCTGGGAATTATTGTCGATCTGGGTGTGGAACGAGGCGGCAATCCTTTGGGTCGCATGTCTTCGATTTTTGCCTATGCCAATGTCTTAGCTAATTACTTGGTGATTGCGTTTATTTTGGCAATTGGACTGTGGATCGATGCGTTTCCAGGCCGTAGGAGCCAGTCGCAATCAATTGCGGAACCTGCGATCGCGGCACTATCTGAGGAGCCCTATCCTGCCCTAAACGCTTCCACTTCATCAAGTATCGCTTGGGGGCGTTGGTGCTTTTTAGCTGCCGTCGTGCTGGGGAATGCGATCGCGCTTCTCCTCACGAACTCCCGCAATGCTTGGGTCTTAGCAGGCTTGGCTTGCCTAACTTATGCTTTGTATCTCGGTTGGCGCTGGCTAGTAATTGCGGTTGGTATAGCTGTTACTGGTATTGGCGGAGCAGCTTTTGGCCCTGCGGTCATCAAGGCTCCACTCAGGCTGATTGTTCCAGCGTTTCTCTGGGCAAGACTGTCGGATGAGTTGTATCCCAATCGCCCTGTCGCCACCCTCCGGGCAACCCAATGGCAGTTTGCTTGGTCTCTAGCCGAGCAGCGGCCTTTCACAGGTTGGGGCTTACGCAACTTTACCCCGCTGTATCAAGCCAAGTGGCAAGTCTTTATGGGCCATCCTCACAGTTTGCCGTTGATGTTGATGGCAGAGACAGGGGTGTTCGCGACCTTGCTACTGGTGGGATTAGTGGGCTGGATGGTGTATCGTGGCGTGCGGTTGTTCCTGTCTTGGAATCCTGCCTCAGATCCTTTGCAGCAAAGCGATCGCCTGATTTTATTTACCTATTTAGTAGCGTTCTTAGCTTGCAGCTTATTCAACTTATTTGATGTCACTCTGTTTGATATCCGCATCAATGTTTTAGGCTGGTTGCTGTTAGCCGCCATTTGTGGCTTAGTAGAGCGACAGCAAGCTGGAGCTAGGAATTTTAGCGAGGAACCTGGTTAGAATAATCAAAAGCTAGGTAGGGTGGGAACTCGCGTGACTCAAGATGGAGCAACGCCAAATCAGGTGAATCAAGGGTCGCCATTGCCAAAAACTGCGGCTCCTAATTACTACGCCCTGCTAGGATTGCATCCTTCCGCATCACCGCAACAAATCCGGCGAGCTTATCGCGATTTGAGCAAACAATTGCATCCCGATACCACCATATTGCCTCCGGCGATCGCCACAGCAAAGTTTCAGCAACTCAATGAAGCCTATGCTACCGTCAGTAATCCGGAGCGTCGTGTTGCTTACGACCTCAAAATTGGCTATTCCCGTTTGCATGTGATGCAAGCCCCAGCGGACCTTAACCGTTCTGCCTCACAATCTCGGCGCTATTCTTCCTCTGCCTATCTAGACCCTACCGATCGGCCCCTGTCACCCGGAGAAATCTTTGCTTTATTTATCTTGGGTGTCACGTTTGTAGCTTGCTTAATGCTAGCGATCGCGATTGGTCTAACGAGAGGCGATATTGCCTTTCATCCTTTGCAATTGCAGAGTCAGAGTGCTCCTAGTGAGCAAATTGAGACAGCGAGATCAGAACTGGCAGCTCCATCTGCTAAGGTTTTAGATTCTGATGCCAATCAAAAAAATTCTCAGTTGTAGGAGTGAATGGTTATTCGCCCCTACGAGGGTCTACAAATCCAATTTAGAGAATTGGTAGTATTCCTGAGTTGCTTCTTGAGGCTCATTCTGTGCACAATTTTGGTCTACGCAATCTTTGAGATTTATGACGCTACCTTCTAGTGACACTCCCCTCTATAATCACTCCCTACCAGACCTTGAAACTTGGTTAACTGAACAAGGTTGCGAACAAGACCCAGCAGAACTTCACTGCTGGCGTATAGCAAAACCCGCATGGAAAGCCGAGTTGTATCTAGATGTAGACCAACTGACAGTACGTTATCTGGAAGTGGGAGGGGAGGCGATTCAGCGCTCCTTTAAGTATTTGCTCAGCCGCCAGGATGTGGAAGATGCCATTTTCTCGGGGCCTTAGTTAGCTACAGCTTTAATTGATTCACCTCACGGCTTAGAGCTTGCCAAAGCGACGATGCCGTTGTTGATAAGCGCATAAAGCTTGGTGGAACTCGGCGCGATCGAAGTCAGGCCAGAGCGTATCTGTCACATAAAGCTCGGAATAAGCCATCTGCCAAAGCAAAAAATTGCTCAGTCGCATTTCGCCACTGGTCCGAATTAGCAAGTCAGGATCGCCCACGCCTGCGGTATAGAGATGCCGCTCAAACACTGCCTCATCAATATCTTCTGGTTGCAAGTGTCCCTGCTGAACTTGAGTGGCGATCGCTCGACAAGCTTGCAAAATTTCTTGCCGCCCTCCATAGTTGGTGGCAACCGTAAAGTGAATGCCAGAATTATTCCGAGTTTCAGCCATAGAGCGCTCAATCTCGGCTCGCAGAGATTGGGGTAGCGCGTCCAAATTACCCACAAAAGTAATGCGGACATTTTCTCGCATCATTTCCCGGAGTTCTTGCCGCAACACCCGCTCGAACAGTGTCATCAAAAAGTCAACTTCTTCAAACGGTCGCCCCCAATTTTCTGTCGAAAAGGCATAGGCCGTTAGAGCTTGAACTCCCCAATCGCGACAGCAGCGCAACAGATCCTTAAGCGCGTCTACTCCTCGGCGGTGGCCCATGATCCGAGGTAGACCTTGGCGCTTAGCCCAGCGACCATTGCCATCCATGATTACAGCTACATGCTTAGGCAGCCGCTCTCGATCTAGATCAGCAGGCAGATCTTGTAAGATGGTTGGCTTTGCAGTCATTTTTTTTCCCGAGAGGCCGAAGAGGGCAAACGAAGTAAACGTGAAATGAGTGCCAATCCTTGAGACCCAATTTGACGACCAAAGTTGCGTAAATCTGAGGCAACTGCTTCGCGGTCAACGGATGGGGAGAAGCTTGCTTCTAAGAGTTCTTTCAGTTTACTGCTGGTCAGGGGCCGATTGAGTGTTCCCCTTTCTGCTAGGGAAATCGACCCTGTTTCTTCAGATACAACAATACACATACAATTTTCGATTCGCTCAGTGATTCCCATCGCGGCTCGGTGGCGTGTGCCTAATTGCCGGGAAGCAGTACGCTCT of Trichocoleus sp. FACHB-46 contains these proteins:
- a CDS encoding serine/threonine-protein kinase, giving the protein MRYCLNPVCRNPHHAEPAKFCETCGFKLVLGDRYCAIEPIGQGGFGRTFLALDDYKPSKPRCVIKQCFPLPQSIRNPIKAAELFRLEAVRLEELGHHPQIPELLAYFQQDQFQYLIQEFIDGATLEQEVAQNGVFNETQIRQLLGDLLPVLQFVHEHHVIHRDIKPTNIIRRRTDQQLVLVDFGAAKSASSADLSRTGTSIGSPAFVSPEQAMGKAIFASDLYSLGVTCIYLLTHTHPSDLFDTEEGTWLWQPHLKQPISGDLGQILDRLLQSATKKRYQSAIAALQDLQAPALSLTPASNRATAADQAGSALPSISETTPSDLTSPTWRCVRTLTGHSRWVRSLAISPDSRVLVSGSGDRTVKIWDLTTGQLSQTLLGHEHWVRSVAISPDGELVASASNDKTVKIWQLSTGKLLKTLSGHTDWVRSVTFSPDSQYLASGSQDKSIKLWQVATGQLLQTLVGHEHWVLAIVLATGTVNASTTKQPLLVSGSRDTSIKIWQLNTQRLLHTLTGHDEPVTTLVLSSNGQLLVSGSQDKTIKVWQLENQTLLRTLTGHADAVNAVTLSPDGQLLVSGSQDKTIKVWQFDTGTLLETLVGHVAWIWSVAISADGQTIASAGDDGTIKIWQRD
- a CDS encoding YaaW family protein; the encoded protein is MLSLLENLHRANSEQANSEQPIAKSRIWDSGVNSAVVEEFMADELRAALELATEEELGELTEILFRRKFNPIDYLYTPDPMDVQSQGRQAWLDALEQRFRFLAADGMTVLQGHADRITYRQCLIQVCRYLRIPYSEELSTTDLEAEVFLNLLSRAWKQLSTKEKGALTLRVQQSLACSEIRDQLPLAVQQDPMGLLVKGGSALAISSIVRPMLMQLIAKQFAYHFATYQVAQQAIAKGGAVAAAQFESYVALQTAKQGMALSAARYGVTRSVLAFVGPAMWALFFADLGWRAIATNYGRVIPTVFALAQIRLTRADCLEAAWEPV
- a CDS encoding FAD-dependent oxidoreductase; translated protein: MFDVAVVGAGIAGISCAQQLRQWGYRVVLVEKSRGLGGRIATRRVQDTCTDHGARHLSAQGEHLAQLIPVLCENQILRTWTDTVYELGSDRHLHAPQSQDIYPRYTAPAGMSAIAKFLATGLDIQRSQRVEAIALTPENTWQLTLANTSDPAATPTTLAAQAVVVAIPAPQALTLLKPLEETIPADKFFKTLRAVQYHPCITAIAGYSRDRQADLATHNPAWQAVTCPDDSMIDWISLENSKRPSQGSEPQPPTFVIQSSAAFAQTNLETSDLPAVGRQLLDYAAQAFFAWLDAPDWLQVHRWRYAFPAQGWLAPCLVAPTALPLVCSGDWCGGMQIENALESGLAAAAEINHQLRNLPLPETSFWHTISSHFVDSTG
- the tsaB gene encoding tRNA (adenosine(37)-N6)-threonylcarbamoyltransferase complex dimerization subunit type 1 TsaB is translated as MISELTLTPDPSSCAAQYGLALHTSTPELGLALGNFAGNRRHQVWSLDRGLSTHLHHYLGEFMAPQTWSDLAFIAVARGPGGFTGTRIGMVTARTLAQQLEIPLFAISSLAAYAWISVSQQSQPVLEPQVIAVQMPAQRGEVYGAIYQVGSETGLTPLLADTIQPLANWEATLASWPTAYELVKAEGGLGSSVLGVLALAEQHWHRGERSHWSEALPFYGQHPVTQ
- a CDS encoding CCA tRNA nucleotidyltransferase, with amino-acid sequence MYATSSISLSVLSPQTWPFGLQWLPQPAYLVGGVVRDALLGRHADYLDLDFVMPEKAVETAQAIAHHHKAGFVLLDAERQIARVVFEQATADFAQQMGSSLEIDLQRRDFTVNAIAYNPHTEELIDPLEGFVDLKQSSIRMVASENLREDPLRLLRAYRQAAQLGFSLDAETRAVIRQFSPYLSQVAAERIQSELNYLFGSVQGTPWLTAAWQDGLLQAWFPQATAQSLAQIAAIDRSAISLVAACPSFKAELYASLRHTTKASRKGTKNSSSATGNKSANSNSGVEAGAAKAKLAGDHRTWITVAKLASLLSPDLAQAEVELLTLKYSRAEIQAALTIIKFLPQLQAVSVTAGLSCREQYFLFQSVGPVFPALMVRALAVGVPISVLLGLIERFLTPDDPVAHPMPLVSGQDLMTHLKLAAGPQIGQLLAEIQLARAEGLITTPANALELAAKMTKL
- a CDS encoding J domain-containing protein encodes the protein MTQDGATPNQVNQGSPLPKTAAPNYYALLGLHPSASPQQIRRAYRDLSKQLHPDTTILPPAIATAKFQQLNEAYATVSNPERRVAYDLKIGYSRLHVMQAPADLNRSASQSRRYSSSAYLDPTDRPLSPGEIFALFILGVTFVACLMLAIAIGLTRGDIAFHPLQLQSQSAPSEQIETARSELAAPSAKVLDSDANQKNSQL
- a CDS encoding O-antigen ligase is translated as MNKLFHLQTHPQRHLQMPWHWVQIGLLLFPFSPLLGGLSLLGAAIATWIKQATWIKRRPFNRGLAVLSLWFVVAAIFAYDRTAALLGLANFLPLFFLFTALSTLIQTPAQLRQLAWVLVLTSVPVVIIGLGQQFWGWAGHLRLLGIIVDLGVERGGNPLGRMSSIFAYANVLANYLVIAFILAIGLWIDAFPGRRSQSQSIAEPAIAALSEEPYPALNASTSSSIAWGRWCFLAAVVLGNAIALLLTNSRNAWVLAGLACLTYALYLGWRWLVIAVGIAVTGIGGAAFGPAVIKAPLRLIVPAFLWARLSDELYPNRPVATLRATQWQFAWSLAEQRPFTGWGLRNFTPLYQAKWQVFMGHPHSLPLMLMAETGVFATLLLVGLVGWMVYRGVRLFLSWNPASDPLQQSDRLILFTYLVAFLACSLFNLFDVTLFDIRINVLGWLLLAAICGLVERQQAGARNFSEEPG
- a CDS encoding Ycf34 family protein gives rise to the protein MCICVNCHYVDRCTTYHAVEGQHQQPHLTNTPDFEAVEPTINVNIRSSEDEIQMEWDVVGCQSFKQETGKWANLRPGELVPT
- a CDS encoding ABC transporter permease, giving the protein MDWWQKLKKNPLARFGALVLIIFYLAVLAADFVAPYDPYASQPDGGLLPPTQIYWRNQAGQFIGPHVYPTIQGPVDINTGDRKLIIDRSQPSPLRLFVAGHPYKILGLEFKRHLFGAAGPARFNLLGTDEQARDQFSRLLYGGRISLSIGLVGVAISFPLGMLVGGISGFFGGFTDSFLMRLVEVLMTIPSIYLLVALAAVLPPGLTSAQRFLLIVLITSFISWAGLARVIRGQVLSIKQREFVQAATAMGGQPFYIIVRHILPQTATYVIISATLSIPSFIVAESVLSLIGLGIQQPDPSWGNMLSLATNASILVLQPWLVWPPALLIILTVLSFNVLGDGLRDALDPRSLQR
- a CDS encoding DUF3143 domain-containing protein; this encodes MTLPSSDTPLYNHSLPDLETWLTEQGCEQDPAELHCWRIAKPAWKAELYLDVDQLTVRYLEVGGEAIQRSFKYLLSRQDVEDAIFSGP